Proteins from a single region of Neodiprion virginianus isolate iyNeoVirg1 chromosome 4, iyNeoVirg1.1, whole genome shotgun sequence:
- the LOC124302348 gene encoding protein NATD1: MLRLSTLITARIKSAIRPIGLRYLYGVNHDPGVFYVKLHPNDRAVLLYKQNDRVLDMYAVEVPKKHEGKGLGRLLAETAFIYVIVRNYRMHLTCTYLQRYYETIKTQQLSAYVVGPPHLLTGPHPVAMFPTVEADRLEGMPDPTDTKNRFNKD, from the exons ATGCTTCGGCTTAGTACCTTAATTACTGCTCGAATTAAGTCAGCGATACGACCGATCGGCTTAAGGTACTTGTACGGTGTTAACCATGATCCTGGTGTATTCTACGTGAAGCTACACCCAAATG ATCGTGCGGTACTTCTTTACAAACAAAATGATCGGGTATTGGACATGTATGCCGTAGAAGTACCAAAAAAACACGAGGGAAAAGGATTGGGAAGGCTATTGGCAGAG ACAGCGTTCATTTACGTAATTGTTCGCAATTATCGCATGCACCTAACTTGTACGTACCTGCAACGCTATTACGAAACAATCAAGACGCAACAACTCAGTGCATATGTGGTTGGACCTCCGCACCTTTTAACTGGTCCTCATCCAGTGGCAATGTTTCCTACTGTAGAGGCCGATAGGCTTGAAGGCATGCCGGATCCTACGGACACAAAGAACAGATTCAATAAGGACTAG
- the LOC124302346 gene encoding tetratricopeptide repeat protein 21B-like, translated as MDETEYKALIQWYCRKKYYNGMLVHAKQACDAHPASDNLKILLALAYALIGQGRDAAKEVSGLIGYGDTTLAALLVQSYAHRFGNSIDRGALTQLDARIREDKRKATPQALTLAGTVLFLLGKVEKAKEYADRAYKLNPTNMDALLIKGWISLHLPKEGSAGKFTDYFEQALKQDRKHLNALLGSASYKEQNGDHESAISILNSIIVRYPKLSMPLIEKMSNQLAMKDWEQGLETSNRILLLDSNNTSAAKLKAIASLCRDGDYAEGLRYLQTFFRYLLLSEPKNIHLLIDGVQLFSRVTGRDPAILTELTKITEKCVQQNPQSGELMVELGNLNVFMGKIKDAEHWYRSTVRIDESSLPALMGLAHCQLLDTSSGATDLARQQIDFLREIQVNATSPKILYMSAKLSNHEPSIAVNYLDMAAMILLEDSKGIPYGFEYLKTLNPDFCLEIVKEFLIYLPSTSIGSAPEEKNSSSDTLKKQCLNILEKVCDACPGLAAALMLLGKVRLQNGDFDGALEALRKLLDSVDPTSAPGHLLMAQILARQGKYQQASQSLEVGLSYNFKVRDDPMYHLIIGLVEKENGDLNSCIHSLRVAMSYAGLMPGEGISTTTSIPTADKATLYLELISAYSKVKKYNEAISLMAEAMGELCGTVEESRIIIGNAELCLDMGDVDQAISHLSRVHPGQPYYLQAHTRLAEIHLKWRKDRNAFAKCFRELVEHSPGPTTYSMLGDAYIAIQEPDRAIEAYEQSLKKSPSDKILASKMGKALVKTHQYGKAINYYKEATRQEGCGDLKLDMAELFMKMKQFDKAEATLAQELQDCRNANDLQSLELRTKQLLLLAKVRKRAGNTQAALATLREARENQSRAVQRAAVTPGSTMQKELLAQICSSMAEHASSLRDFDQAIVYYKEALSHNSSDTKALLSLAKIYMQVNDLDRCAQNCATLLTMDPSNEAALVMMADLAFRKVDFETAAFHFRQLLIRQPTYWTALARLIEVSRRTGNMDDLHEWISRAESSMSGSNQEAGFSYCAGLLDWRLGKLNSALRYFNAARRDPEWGQQAIYNMIDICLDPDDDSALTNDTFNDSNSEYQDSRSLALKTAQRLLQELNPKGGIQEMLTHRLLGDFFLLATKQKGNIERALQDCTALASQDALKDHVGPALGLATAHILLKQTPRARNHLKRVCRNVWSFEDAEYLERCWVLLADIYVQSSKYELANELLKRVLQHNATCVRAHELSGYIAEKEQNYREAAVQYSQAWKYGGRSKLSVGYKLAYCHMKSKAYADAIETCNEVLKQNPDYPRIKKDILEKSMNNLRT; from the exons atggatgagACCGAGTATAAAGCACTGATACAGTGGTACTgccgtaaaaaatattataatggCATGTTAGTCCACGCGAAACAAGCGTGCGATGCTCATCCAGCTAGCGacaacttgaaaattttactcgcTTTGGCTTACGCACTGATAGGACAAGGCAGAGACGCTGCTAAGGAAGTTTCAGGATTAATCGGCTATGGAGATACAACGCTGGCTGCTTTATTAGTGCAAAGCTATGCTCACAGATTTGGCAATAGTATTGATAGAGGTGCATTGACTCAGCTGGACGCCCGTATCCGCgaagataaaagaaaagcTACACCTCAAGCACTAACATTGGCTGGCACCGTGCTGTTTTTACTCGGTAAAGTCGAAAAAGCTAAGGAATATGCTGACCGAGCATATAAGTTAAATCCTACGAATATGGATGCGCTATTGATCAAAGGATGGATTAGTTTGCACCTACCAAAAGAGGGGAGCGCAGGAAAATTCACAGATTACTTCGAGCAGGCTCTGAAACAAGACAGAAAACATCTTAACGCTTTACTTGGCTCTGCAAGCTACAAAGAACAGAATGGAGACCACGAAAGCGCGATATCTATACTTAACTCGATCATAGTTCGATATCCAAAACTGTCCATGCcgttgatagaaaaaatgtCCAACCAATTGGCCATGAAAGATTGGGAACAGGGGCTAGAAACTTCTAACAGAATACTATTACTTGATTCAAACAACACAAGCGCTGCAAAACTTAAAGCTATAGCATCGCTGTGCAGGGACGGCGACTACGCCGAAGGGTTAAGATACTTGCAAACATTTTTCAGATACTTGTTGCTATCGGAGCCTAAAAATATACACCTTCTCATAGATGGAGTACAATTATTCTCTCGAGTAACTGGACGGGATCCAGCCATATTAACAGAGCTGACAAAAATCACTGAGAAATGTGTACAGCAAAATCCTCAGAGCGGTGAATTGATGGTTGAATTAGGGAACCTGAATGTATTCATGGGAAAAATCAAGGATGCCGAACACTGGTACCGCAGTACGgtacgaatcgatgaatcttcGCTGCCAGCATTGATGGGACTGGCGCATTGCCAGCTACTCGACACTTCTTCAGGGGCGACAGATTTGGCCAGACAGCAAATTGACTTTCTCAGAGAGATACAGGTGAATGCCACAAGTCCCAAAATTCTGTACATGTCAGCTAAATTGAGCAATCATGAGCCAAGTATAGCTGTAAATTATCTGGACATGGCAGCTATGATATTGTTGGAAGACTCTAAAGGTATTCCTTACGGATTTGAGTATCTCAAAACTTTGAATCCAGATTTTTGTTTGGAAATTGTAAAAGAGTTCTTGATATATTTACCAAGCACGTCAATTGGCAGTGCTCCGGAAGAGAAGAACTCGTCAAGCGATACGTTGAAAAAGCAGTGCTTGAATATACTCGAAAAAGTTTGCGACGCTTGTCCTGGCTTAGCGGCAGCTCTGATGTTGTTGGGAAAAGTCAGATTGCAAAATGGGGACTTTGACGGAGCTTTGGAAGCATTGAGAAAACTACTAGATTCGGTTGATCCAACCAGCGCTCCAGGTCACTTGTTAATGGCTCAAATTCTCGCTCGCCAAGGAAAGTATCAGCAGGCTTCGCAAAGTTTGGAAGTTGGATTGAGCTACAATTTTAAAGTCAGAGATGATCCGATGTACCATTTGATCATTGGACTGGTCGAGAAAGAAAATGGAGACCTGAATAGCTGTATTCATAGTTTGCGTGTTGCTATGTCGTATGCCGGTCTAATGCCTGGCGAGGGTATATCAACAACCACTTCGATACCCACCGCAGACAAGGCGACGCTTTACCTTGAGCTCATATCTGCTTATAGTAAAGTCAAAAAGTATAATGAAGCAATTTCACTTATGGCGGAGGCTATGGGGGAATTATGTGGCACTGTTGAGGAGAGTCGCATAATAATCGGAAATGCTGAACTCTGTCTGGACATGGGCGATGTAGACCAGGCCATAAGTCATTTGTCAAGAGTTCATCCAGGTCAACCTTACTACTTGCAAGCGCACACAAGACTCGCTGAAATTCACCTCAAGTGGAGAAAGGACAGGAATGCTTTTGCCAAGTGTTTCAG AGAACTAGTCGAGCACTCTCCTGGTCCGACAACATACAGCATGCTTGGGGATGCCTATATCGCCATTCAAGAACCGGACCGAGCGATAGAAGCCTATGAACAGTCCCTGAAGAAAAGTCCATCGGACAAAATACTGGCTAGCAAAATGGGAAAGGCACTGGTCAAAACACACCAATACGGAAAGGCAATAAATTACTACAAAGAAGCAACGCGCCAGGAAGGTTGCGGTGATCTGAAATTGGATATGGCAGAATTGttcatgaaaatgaaacagtTCGACAAAGCGGAAGCCACTCTTGCTCAAGAGTTGCAAG ATTGTCGCAATGCAAACGACCTACAGAGCTTAGAACTGCGAACAAAACAGCTACTGTTATTGGCCAAGGTTCGCAAAAGAGCAGGCAATACGCAGGCAGCCCTCGCAACTCTGCGTGAAGCCAGAGAAAATCAAAGTAGGGCTGTTCAGAGAGCTGCTGTCACGCCTGGTTCAACAATGCAGAAAGAGTTGCTGGCTCAAATATGCTCGAGTATGGCGGAGCATGCTTCATCTCTGAGAGATTTTGACCAGGCTATCGTCTACTACAAGGAGGCTTTGAGTCATAATTCTAGTGACACTAAAGCTCTGCTTTCGCTCGCCAAGATTTACATGCAG GTAAACGACCTGGATCGTTGCGCTCAAAACTGTGCAACCTTACTAACAATGGATCCGAGCAACGAGGCAGCACTGGTGATGATGGCTGATCTGGCCTTTCGCAAAGTGGATTTTGAAACTGCTGCGTTCCATTTTCGTCAGTTATTAATTCGTCAGCCGACTTATTGGACAGCGCTGGCAAGACTGATAGAAGTTTCTCGTCGAACAG GCAACATGGATGACCTTCACGAGTGGATCTCTAGGGCAGAATCTAGTATGAGTGGTTCAAACCAAGAAGCTGGCTTCTCTTACTGCGCCGGTCTGTTAGATTGGAGACTTGGCAAGCTGAATTCTGCGCTTCGGTACTTTAATGCTGCTCGACGAGATCCGGAGTGGGGTCAGCAGGCCATCTACAACATGATTGATATATGCTTGGACCCTGACGATGACTCTGCGCTAACCAATGATACTTTCAATGACAGTAATTCTGAGTACCAAGATTCAAGATCACTGGCATTGAAAACAGCTCAACGATTATTGCAG GAACTGAACCCAAAGGGAGGCATCCAGGAGATGCTGACCCACCGATTGCTGGGTGATTTCTTCCTCTTGGCGACGAAGCAGAAGGGAAACATTGAGCGTGCCCTACAAGATTGTACAGCTCTGGCGAGCCAGGATGCGCTCAAGGATCACGTCGGTCCAGCGCTGGGCTTGGCTACGGCTCACATCCTGCTTAAGCAAACGCCGCGAGCACGCAACCACCTCAAGAGAGTTTGTAGGAATGTTTGGTCCTTCGAAGATGCCGAGTACTTGGAACGTTGCTGGGTCCTGCTGGCCGACATTTACGTCCAGTCGAGCAAATACGAGCTGGCCAACGAGCTACTGAAGCGCGTTCTTCAGCACAACGCGACCTGTGTACGAGCCCACGAATTGTCCGGCTACATAGCCGAGAAGGAACAGAATTATCGCGAGGCCGCCGTCCAGTATTCCCAGGCCTGGAAGTACGGAGGAAGGTCGAAACTCTCCGTCGGCTACAAACTCGCCTATTGCCATATGAAGAGTAAGGCTTACGCTGACGCCATTGAAACTTGCAACGAAGTGTTGAAACAAAATCCGGATTATCCACGGATAAAAAAAGACATACTGGAAAAGTCTATGAACAATCTGAGAACTTAG
- the LOC124302347 gene encoding proton-associated sugar transporter A has protein sequence MVDKLHEYEGLAGRIHGVRDKVGEKWNGWKEWKQSIPLDQGIEGFLNHIRGPPKLEKTLDDYSHIYRKKTRGELVRISAAVMGIEFSYAAETAFVSPTLLKIGVDHQHMTLVWALSPLVGFFVTPFLGSVSDRCRIRQGRRRPFILLLAIGVFIGLILVPNGENMGYAFGDTPTFANHTVPLGHRTSGTNSTDENRHSSPTSSHSWGIFFTILGTVLLDFDADACQSPARAYLLDVTVPEDHARGLSTFTIMAGLGGFMGYGLGGINWDATTLGVMLGGHLHATFTLITIIFVICVLCTITSFKEIPLEVLERDQYQRFHDQKMSESRKSEESDKIAAEECTSYGTLTQTEDPTNVGNNAEEFILRQLPNDESPKRPGAVPIIPDVLPEASMAIENNELDDGAEANSRTTLREYLLSILYMPHSMRMLCLTNLFCWMAHVCYSLYFTDFVGEAVYGGDPKASDGSNERQLYESGVRFGCWGMSMYSLSCACYSLVIEKLIKRYKAKKVYICGLLFYSTGMMMMALTKHPVGVIIFSWTAGVMYSTLFTMPYLLIAHYHASSTFEVGLDGIAVQSGGVRGLGTDVAIVSSMVFLAQFLLSCGLGTIVSVSGTTTAVVWVACMLAACGAVSATQIMYLDL, from the exons ATGGTGGATAAACTGCACGAGTACGAGGGATTGGCCGGTAGAATTCACGGTGTCCGAGATAAAGTTGGTGAGAAATGGAACGGTTGGAAAGAGTGGAAACAGAGTATTCCCTTGGATCAGGGAATCGAAGGTTTTTTGAACCATATCCGAGGCCCTCCGAAGCTGGAAAAGACCCTCGACGACTACTCGCACATATACAG gaaaaaaacGCGGGGTGAGCTGGTCCGGATCTCGGCCGCCGTAATGGGAATCGAGTTTTCGTACGCGGCCGAAACCGCGTTCGTATCACCGACGCTCCTCAAGATCGGTGTCGACCACCAGCACATGACCTTGGTCTGGGCGCTGAGTCCTCTGGTCGGTTTTTTCGTCACCCCGTTCCTCGGCAGCGTGAGTGACCGTTGCAGAATACGACAGGGACGAAGAAGGCCGTTCATCCTGCTCTTGGCCATTGGTGTATTCATAG GGTTGATCCTCGTCCCCAACGGCGAAAACATGGGATACGCCTTCGGCGACACCCCGACGTTTGCCAATCACACCGTTCCTCTGGGGCATCGGACCTCGGGCACAAATTCTACTGACGAAAACCGGCACTCGTCGCCAACATCGTCCCATTCTTGGGGGATATTCTTCACAATACTCGGCACTGTTCTCCTTGACTTTGACGCTGACGCCTGTCAAAGCCCAGCAAGAGCCTATCTTCTGGACGTCACGGTTCCAG AGGATCATGCCCGGGGACTCAGCACCTTCACAATCATGGCCGGATTGGGGGGCTTCATGGGCTACGGACTGGGGGGCATCAACTGGGACGCAACAACCCTCGGGGTCATGCTGGGGGGCCACCTTCACGCGACCTTCACGTTGATCACGATAATATTCGTAATATGCGTACTTTGCACCATAACCAGCTTCAAGGAAATTCCACTCGAGGTTCTCGAGCGGGATCAGTACCAACGATTCCACGATCAGAAG ATGTCTGAGAGCAGAAAGTCGGAAGAGTCGGACAAGATTGCGGCCGAGGAGTGCACGTCTTACGGAACCCTGACGCAGACGGAGGATCCAACGAACGTTGGAAACAATGCAGAG GAGTTCATCCTCAGGCAGCTTCCCAACGACGAAAGTCCGAAGCGACCTGGCGCTGTTCCCATTATTCCCGACGTGCTTCCGGAGGCATCAATGGCGATTGAGAACAACGAATTGGACGACGGGGCCGAAGCCAATTCCAGAACAACTCTGAGAGAGTATCTCCTGTCGATACTCTACATGCCTCACAGCATGAGGATGCTGTGCTTGACGAATCTATTCTGCTGGATGGCACACGTCTGCTACTCTCTCTACTTCACCGATTTCGTTGGCGAGGCGGTTTACGGTGGTGACCCTAAG GCTTCTGACGGATCTAATGAACGACAACTTTACGAATCTGGGGTTCGATTTGGGTGCTGGGGAATGTCCATGTACTCCCTATCATGTGCCTGTTACTCGCTCGTCATTGAGAAACTCATTAAACGCTACAA AGCCAAGAAAGTGTATATATGTGGACTGCTGTTCTACAGTACGGGAATGATGATGATGGCGTTAACGAAACACCCGGTGggtgtaattattttctcgtgGACAGCCGGCGTTATGTATTCGACACTCTTCACAATGCCGTATCTGCTGATTGCCCATTATCACGCTTCGTCAACG TTCGAGGTTGGGTTAGATGGGATTGCCGTTCAAAGTGGCGGTGTCCGAGGCCTGGGTACGGATGTTGCGATCGTTTCGTCGATGGTGTTCCTGGCGCAATTCCTCCTGTCCTGTGGTCTTGGGACCATAGTCAGCGTCTCGGGAACGACAACAGCAGTCGTATGGGTGGCATGCATGCTGGCAGCTTGCGGTGCCGTTTCAGCTACCCAAATTATGTACTTGGATCTCTGA